Below is a genomic region from Miscanthus floridulus cultivar M001 chromosome 1, ASM1932011v1, whole genome shotgun sequence.
ccaattgggcccttagaTCAACGTCCTGATCAggggcgtccaaccactccatggttggtgggcccccatcgcataGCACCATAAAAGGGAAGTTGGGGCCGGGGCACGAGATACAAAGTTGACCTGAGCCGCCGCAACCCGcctacagagaaaccctaacccgatctagaggaagcggtgctgccagcgacgggaagacctACTGTCTTCGCCGTCGCCACTAGACCGCATCTCCACCGCACGGTGTTCGACTACGATGCCACGCCACCGGCGGCCATGTCACTGTGGCGCTATGGCCGCAACTGCCTTAGGGCGAGGTACATAACCAAGCTTCCCCATCTAAGTCTAGTTTATCCCCTGATCTACGTTTTAGAGGTACTATTTCCTATCAGGGGTTTGAGGCCTAAAATGACATTCATGCTATTCTTGGAGATATTTGTACTGTCACTTCTAGGGTAATAAAGGGCAAGATCAATGAGAAGAGTACAAGATCGCGTGTATTATTGttgctttttttaaagaaaaaaaaacttaagtGAAATGGTTTTTTAGTGAGTTTATTAATTAAGATCGCCTAGCTGCTTGTTTGTCTTGCAGGGTGAGCTTAGGTCCTAACTTGTACTTCGCGAGCTTAGAGTACACAtctccaacatttgtcacttctATGGTGAATACCGTCCCTTCAATAACTTTTGTCATCGCTATCATCCTCAGGTCGCCGGTGATACAACATACCCTTTCTGTCCTTGTAAAAATTTAATTTTGACAACTGATGATCTCGATGATGAGCTGATCGAATATAATCAGAGATAAAGTTTTGCAGTTTGACGACGATTCTCATTCGATCATCCTGGTTTCAGAATGGAGATTGTAGACGCCAAGAGCCTACGAGGGATGGTCAAAATTGCTGGGACGGTGGTATAGCTCGCCGGGGCGACCACCATGACTCTGTACAAAGGAGAAGCAATAACGAGCCCATACACATACCGGGCAGCAGCGTCGTGCGTCAGAGCTGGTGGAGAGGACCAATCctcgcattggccagctgctggtGTTGGTCCATCTGGTTCATTCTACAGGTAGGTGCCAATTAACATCCTCCGATCCAGCCCAAATTAAATCCCTAGCTagctttagaaaaaaaaaaaaaaaaaatatatatatatatatatatatatatatatatatatatatatatatatatatatatatatatatatatatatatatatataagacgaATTAATGCatgatatgtatatatacacaagTATGCTGGCGAGCACGTACAGGCGTCCTCAATCAAGCGGTACCCAGCCCATTGTTCGCTAACGGCATGGATGTGCACGGTCGGAGGGATTCAGTCAGCCGTGTTCGCAGTGTTGATGCAGCAGTACAAGTGCCAAGATTGGATGATAGGTTTTCTTGGCCTCAAGTTCTGGTGCGTCGTCTACTCGGTAAGTAAAACAAACTGTGCTTAGCTAGTGCAACCCGTAACATGCATGCATATCCGGACTTGGGTTTCCCATTTCGATTCACTGTCGTTTTGTTTTGATCGAGTTTCAGGGAATTGCCTGCAGCGGCTTCACATTCTACGTTCAGCTGTGGTGCACCCAGAAGAAAGGTCCCGTCTTCGTTACCATGTTTGATCCCTTAGCGGCCATCATGGCGGCCATGCTGGCCTATTTCATGTTCGGTGAAAACCTATACATAGGAAGGTATAATCATCTGCGTAATTAATAATGGAATCCAACTCAACAAGTCTGATGACAGCTTATCGTCAATAATCCACTAATGTTGATATATATATGCAGCATAATATATAGGGGGTGCTGTTGTTATTCTGGGCCTATATACATGCTGTTGTGGGGAAAGGGCAAAGACCAAATTGACAAATCAAGCACGGAGCATGAGTCGGAGCGGGATGGCGACCAGTCGGAAGCAAGCTATGCAGTACCGTGAAGCGCCGGAGGGATCATAGAGCACTCAGGGTAGTAGAAGGCAACCAAAATAAATCTTAACATCTTCGTGGGATCTGGAACAATGATAACATCATTAAAAGTAAATTGATTATGATTATAAGGGCGTGTTTGGATCCGTACAATATAGTCAGCTGCTATAAAAATTAGTCGAGGATCCGTTTGTTGGATACTTGAGCTAATAAGTCCAGCTAATATATGTCTTACCTACCACCCAGCTAATTAGCTATTAGTTGATTTCTCTTAACTAACACAGCTAATAATTAGCTGTTGCTAAAAAAAGCTAATAATTAGCTGGGTGGATCCAAATGGAGCCTTGCAAAATTTTATCTTGGGGTGTAGCATTATATATTCTCACTTCGATCTCAGGACTGCACCCATGACTTAGTCCTCTTGGTAAAACGTGTTACCCTTGTATGCGGGTTGTTCGgctgcggctgataagccggttgatgcggttttattgtgagagaaaaacactgtatcatgaccGATAAGacgggctgataagttcaagcgaataggaCGACTCTATATCTTATATCTTCTATATACAAGTAATCATACACGTGCAACATGCATGTGTTTATATGGTTATGACAGACGACATCAGAAATATAGGCACGTGTTTATATGGTTGTGACTGACAACATATGTGACATGGCGAGCAGCGAAGCCGTGACCGTGCCCAGCCGAGAGCTCCGCCCCGCGCCGAGGACGTGTGAGATCAGTGGAAGAAGAAAATGCCATTGGTTTTTTACATCTTTTTCATTATGCCCCCTAATGCGTGGGGTCCAGGTGAAAGTGAGACAGAGAGGGCGGTGCAGCTGCTTCATGCATGGTGGATCCATAAGATATCCACATGATCTTGTAATGGTCAGGGGTGGATCCAGGGGCttgggggggctgcagccccctcGTGAGCCTCATTTCTCCATTAAATCAATGTTGCTTAGCCTCAAATCACTATTAAATTTTAGCTCTAGCCCTAAATCTTTACTATTTAGCCCCTCTTTTGTCCCCATCCACGATCCGCCCCTGGTAATGGTTGCATGTCTCCTCATGGAGATTCACAAAGCACATTTAATTtacccaggccttgtttagattgaggttaggaatcagtatttggcactgtagcactttcgtttgtatttgacaattattgtccaatcatggcctaactaggctcaaaagattcgtctcgtaatttacaatcaaactgtgtaattagttatttttttatctatatttaatactccatgcatgtgtccaaagatttgatgtgatggagagagagtgaaaaaacttgcaatctaaacaaggccccaatATAAGAAATTTTGATAATATATGGCACACACATGCACGCACCACGTTTGGGATTTGTAATGTTACGAATACCTCAACGTGTATTTACTCGAGGCCATACTGATTCAAACAATGGTAATAAGAAAGGAATTAAGCCACATCTGTGATGAAAACAAGTTTCTAATGTTACAAAGACCAAGGTCCATAAAAGAAAGCCTCACCAACAAggaacaaaaatatatattttcataacTGAGTGGCAACTAATGAAGTAATGTTTTTAATATAAAATGATTACAAAGACCAAGGTCCATAAAAGAAAGCCTCACCAACAGGTGCCGCTTTTTtcaagtcctgagcgacggtccgagatatctccttggcacaaagctggcggaagaaaaagctcaactcttccagcacttgccagacatgctcagggacatagcctcggaccatcgccggaagaagccgctcaatccatatgtggtagtcatgactcttcatcccgttgactcgcagagtgcctaagttcactcccctgctaagattcgctgcatatccatctggaaacattaacatctgcatccattttagtacctccctcctttgatcgatttgcaagacgaaattgaccttaggccttttccagttcttgtttcggccactaggaggttgcatcgcttgattcggtctatcgcacaacgttgctaggtccactctagccttaacgttgtccttagacttgtcagtttccatgagagttccccaaagtgcctcggcgatattcttttcagtgtgcattacatcaatgttatgtggcagaagaaggtcatcgaaataggggagcctcgtcaagccggatttatgagtccacatatgttcctaaccatatcccacaaaaccaccttcttcattgggcaagagagcatctatctgaacacgaacctcggcaccagtcctcaagtgtggtttagggtctgtcactttgacacctttcgtaaagctcttgatgtcttctctaaattcatggtttagagggaggaactgacgatgctggtcgaacgacgaatacttgccacccttcttcaaccaaatgaacctcatggcttccttgcatactaggcatgggaacttcccgtgaacacaccaggcggcgaataacccatacgccaggaagtcatgcagggagtagtggtaccaaacgtgcattttgaagcttgtctttgtagctcgatcgtatgtccatacgcccttctcccaagcgtggatcaattcatcaatcactggctccatgaacacacccatattactccccgggtgtccaggaattatcaacgacaagaatacgttatgccgttgaaaggagatgccgggagggagattgagggggataacaaaaatgggCCAGCATATGTATGgagcagccatcattccataaggattgaacccatctgttgccagcgcgacacgtacattacgagcctcagctgctttgtcacgatgtttgtcattgaaatacgtccatgcttcagcatcagacggatgtaccatcttcccaggattgtaccgtttgccatctttgtgccatgtcatctgtttcgcggattcctcagtcatgaatagccgttggatcctcggtaggaaaggaaggtgatgtagcactctcgcggggatcggaagctgcttcttctgaccatcaccagagtctacctccaggtacctggaggatttacacttcggacagtaatttgcatccttgtgttctttcctaaataggacgcaccccttcgaacaaacatgtatcttgtcatacggcatcttaagcatacgaaggagtttctctgcctcgtacaagttcgtcggtaaagtgtgcttctccggtagcatggtgccaaacacggccaacatcttatcgaagccttctcgacttaggtttaactcagccttcaaccccattacgcgtccaatcgcatctagctgagaaatcattgtaTGCTCgtggggtttctgtgccgagtccaacattttgtagaagtcctttgcggattcctccatctcctccttctcatgtcgttcagcgaagtgagcttggtgggcgtcatctagcatgtctgctaccccggcatcatcatcaaaagcctcgaggcgtgctctcaccacctccgctcttatatgatctgcttcaccatggtagatccactgctagtagccaggcgtataaccattgaacacaagatgtctacccatggtcttctcgtctacttttctcctgttgtcacatttgctgcagggacaccaaactagagaatgtcctcctgctcctgggccaaatgcatgtttcaataaaccatctgtccccttcacccattcatagtcgtagtcactcccacttctccagcccatgtacatccactgacggtcctccatcctttaacatttacaggatagagtattgtgaccatcaattgcatctacgcggtgttcctactgtctaataggtgaggataggtcctaatcccacccgcggatgcgtagatgaggtcagtttccatgctccgctcctctccgagaaagaatttcggcagcacctccccactgttctcccgatacacgtcctgcaagggagagtgtgtatccggagaacaacagggaggtgttgccgaaactccttctcggaccggagcggaccatggaaactaacccatctacgcatccacgggctgtccaaaaaacgtggacaatccaaaacagatacggtcgcagatacgcAAAGATCCGTATACCTATGACCATATCTCTTTcggatgggagacgcctaactgggttacgcgtgggctacgacagacatgcgcaaaaagaggttatttatacctagggtgtcggtgaagtaaggctagcggggcagtggcgaatcaacgcagtggcgaggcaacgcagtgcaggcagaaccgcgacatcgacgaagacgatcggggtcctccgggtcccctccgacgtactcttctcctgcaaaaaaagacaataggttattttttgttcaaaattttggcagcacctcccctgcacggggaggtttccaaaacctgcaaaaaaacgacACGATGGTCGACAttcacaatggcacgaaggccgacaaccacaacagcacgaaggccctcatatcaacttacggcacgaaggcccacacaaccacatacggcacgaaggccgacaacgagagttttacctagggttgcggtggagtcgggcgtcgtggtgcgggggtcactttcttctccggcgaggtcgagcggcgttggagtactcctctccccctcttccctttcttccctccttttccccttcttctccttctcttccccttcctccttctcctcttcttctccttttcttccccttcctccttctcctcttctccttctcttcttcctccaacttcaccctctgcctcctcccctccaacagcagccgACGATGGGGGCGGCCTGGGGGCTGGGTCAGGGCGGGAAGGCCGGCGAGGGGGTGCCGccggagggccggccggggcggTCGACCTGCCCTTGCTCGACCGAGACGGGGAACGGAGGCAAGGCGCGACCTCGGCCGCCACTGGGCGTGGTGGGGTGGTGGGGTGCGCTGGTGGGGCACCGGGGCGAGCTGGGCGGCCGAGCGCGGGGCGATGGGGCCCGCGGGGTGGCCAGGCGCGCAGCGGCGGGCGCGCGGCAGTGCGGCAGCGGGCGCGCGGCAGTGCGGCAGCGGGCGCGCGGCAGCGGGCGCGCGGTAGTGCGGCAGTAGGCGCGCGGCACGACAGCGCGCGGcagcgggcgcgcggcggcggtggtggaggcgcggggcgACCGGGGCTGCCGGGCTCGGGGCGGCCGGGCGCGCTCGGCGGTGGAGGCGCGGGGCGGCCAGGAATCGCGCGCGAAGGTGGGGCGGCCAGGCTTCGGGCCAGCCGGTGCGCGCAGCGGCGGGCCGCGCGGTggcgggcgcgcggcggcggggtgcgcggcggcggtggtgggacGCCCGGGGGCCGGCCGCGCGCGGGGCGCGTGgggagggagatggtggaggggttTTTTTCACAATTGCCGATCGGGAATTTGGGCTGTGGCCCGATTTAGGGttcggtcctttgccgagggcccagatccacggccctcggcaaagattttttattttttaaaaaaaattctttgccgagggccacgggccaggccctcggcaaagagccctcggcaatttttttttggttttttagctcagtttttttgtggtgctacaatacattgttttgaactcaattttaaatttaggccaattttgattttgttttgtatatttccttaatttatttcgattctttgatttttttcgattatgtcaaatttgaactgcaggtgcatggaatattgcaatgtagtgtttcgaaaaatgttattcatgttaattggtgcatgttgagtccctatccacgaactcgcatcaaattttcacgcatcttgttcgcgtaacatgacgaccgacttgccggaaaagtgttttgaaattatataaaatccatacgaagtccgaaaatcatgaaacttggcgagatgtcatgttatcgcatgtgtaggctgtggtaaaaaaattgagaaggcttcgagcgagttgcgacgtcggatgcctcaCCACCAGAGCTCCGCCCGACCTTGCCGCCGAACTCCGACCGCTATCGCCTCCGGAGCTCCACCTCGACCTCGCCCGTGGAGCCTCAAGCATCGTGCCCTCGCAACTCAGGCCTGGAGCACCTGCCCACATGCTTGAGGAAAACGAAGTGGGTTTGATCGATTTCTCCGTTTTGGAGGAATCAGACGAACCCGCATATTAAGGGCATTTTCCCTACTGGGATGAACACAACCCTTAATTTGGAATCCAAAACAAGCACCTCCAAAAAAGGGTCTGATCCAACATAACCCAGTTAAACCCTTAAACCAAACACACGCTAATACAACATAACCTAGGAGTGGGCCAATGGAAGAAGAAAGGGCGAGCAGGAGGTTGGGTTGACGGATGTTAAAAAAAGGGAAGCCGGTGATTAGGCCGATAAATGGGCTTGGCAACAGATGAAAATCCTAGGAAAAAGATTTTCTCATTTCAAtattaaattcataaacatgtccGTATTTGTAACATGTATAATTTGATGACCTCAATGTCCAAAACTCTGGTTAGATCTCAATGTCCAAAACTGAGCCCCTCTCGTCTCGCGACTCGCCCTAGCGCCGCCCCTCGCCTCCACCACCGTTGGTCCCCCTCCCTTTCCCCTCCGGTATCTCGCCGGAGGCCGAAGGGAGTGGGGATCCATCGTTTTTAATAAGTTTTTTCTAGTATACCGAGTCTTAGGGTTATGGTCTCTTCATGCCAAGTTTTTTGGTATTGTGGATTTATCTCCTCTCCGGCGATAGCGAGGGGGGATTCGTTTTATCCATGGCAGCT
It encodes:
- the LOC136469045 gene encoding uncharacterized protein yields the protein MVDIHNGTKADNHNSTKALISTYAADDGGGLGAGSGREGRRGGAAGGPAGAVDLPLLDRDGERRQGATSAATGRGGVVGCAGGAPGRAGRPSAGRWGPRGGQARSGGRAAVRQRARGSAAAGARQRARGSAAVGARHDSARQRARGGGGGGAGRPGLPGSGRPGALGGGGAGRPGIAREGGAARLRASRCAQRRAARWRARGGGVRGGGGGTPGGRPRAGRVGREMVEGFFSQLPIGNLGCGPI